One genomic region from Limibacillus halophilus encodes:
- a CDS encoding sensor histidine kinase NtrY-like, giving the protein MPESIEAKAAVVESNRKLPDEFLGSPKETLIWRWSRWARRIGLERKLVFLLVFASVVSGVSTFLITTGNALVEVDDRTLTALLILDMVFLLSLLVLVGRRLVYIWLERRKGLAGARIHARMVGLFGLVAALPAVVVAAFSAIVFEYGLRAWFSDQVSTAIRNSLEVAEAYMDEHSQTIAGDAVAMAQDMGRAGTALLYSPQRLQSFVKQQAAIRALSDATVIDSGGNIFARSDLVLGLSIPPTVPQRYLDRARASEVVVYSSESEGRVRAIVKLESFADAFLVIGRLIDPRVIGHMDRTRGAYQLYTELEGQRSGLQVTFAVVFLLVATLLLLCSFWVGMAFANRLSEPIRNLIGAAEKVSAGDLQARVVEGEDTDELAHLSRAFNRMTSQLGSQQNALLQANAELEHRKGFIEAVLAGVTAGIIGLDEMGRITLANRFATDFLGQSADELEGRPLSDVLPEAAELIQLSRKRLRRPAESQIQVIDTDGHARSLLIRVTAEFQKEGFLLGFVITFDDITELVSAQRKAAWADVARRIAHEIKNPLTPIQLSAERLKRRYLKEIKSDPHTFEVCIDTIRRHVSDIGEMVNEFTSFARMPQPVFKNEDLVSVLKEALVLQEQSNTGIIYEKDFPKAPVELHCDRKQIGRAFTNILQNGAEAIEGRGEDGPQGRIRIQVSLQGDQIEVLFSDNGKGLPPLEKHRLTEPYVTTREKGTGLGLAIVKKIMEDHQGHLGLEDIPEGGAMVRLVFTKEDRSGVTSQDEGN; this is encoded by the coding sequence ATGCCAGAAAGCATCGAGGCCAAGGCAGCTGTCGTCGAAAGCAATAGAAAATTGCCCGATGAATTCCTCGGCTCACCAAAAGAGACTTTGATTTGGCGTTGGAGCCGTTGGGCTCGGCGAATAGGACTCGAGCGGAAGCTTGTTTTCCTTTTGGTTTTTGCATCGGTGGTAAGTGGCGTCTCCACTTTTCTGATTACGACCGGCAACGCTTTGGTGGAGGTCGATGACCGGACGTTAACGGCGCTTTTGATCCTGGATATGGTGTTCCTGCTAAGCCTATTGGTCCTTGTGGGCCGACGCTTGGTCTATATCTGGTTAGAGCGGCGGAAGGGGCTCGCAGGCGCAAGAATACATGCGCGGATGGTGGGACTGTTTGGCCTTGTTGCGGCGTTACCGGCCGTGGTGGTCGCGGCATTCTCGGCAATCGTGTTCGAGTATGGGCTTCGCGCTTGGTTTAGCGATCAAGTCTCTACAGCGATCCGGAACTCGCTCGAGGTTGCCGAAGCCTACATGGACGAGCACAGTCAAACTATTGCTGGCGATGCGGTCGCGATGGCACAGGACATGGGACGAGCCGGAACTGCGCTGCTTTACAGCCCGCAACGCCTTCAATCATTCGTGAAGCAGCAGGCTGCGATCCGTGCGTTAAGTGATGCAACGGTTATCGATAGTGGCGGGAACATATTCGCCCGTTCTGACCTTGTCTTGGGTTTGTCGATCCCACCAACCGTGCCACAGCGGTACTTGGATCGCGCACGCGCTAGCGAAGTCGTGGTCTATTCGAGCGAGTCGGAAGGACGTGTACGGGCCATCGTTAAGCTCGAGAGCTTCGCCGATGCTTTCTTGGTTATCGGCCGATTGATCGACCCCCGGGTCATCGGCCACATGGATAGAACGAGAGGCGCCTACCAACTCTATACCGAACTGGAAGGACAACGGTCAGGCCTTCAAGTGACATTCGCGGTTGTCTTCTTGTTGGTCGCGACACTTCTTCTGCTCTGTTCGTTTTGGGTGGGCATGGCGTTTGCCAACCGATTGAGCGAGCCGATCAGAAACCTGATCGGTGCTGCGGAGAAAGTGAGTGCTGGCGATCTCCAAGCCCGGGTGGTTGAAGGCGAAGACACAGACGAACTTGCGCATCTGTCGCGCGCTTTCAACCGCATGACGAGCCAACTGGGAAGCCAGCAGAACGCTTTGTTGCAAGCCAACGCTGAACTTGAACACCGGAAAGGATTCATAGAAGCGGTTCTTGCGGGCGTCACGGCGGGGATTATCGGCTTGGATGAAATGGGCCGTATCACGCTGGCAAACCGCTTTGCTACGGATTTTCTGGGGCAAAGCGCCGATGAACTTGAGGGCAGGCCGCTAAGTGATGTTTTGCCCGAAGCTGCAGAGCTGATTCAACTGTCGCGAAAGCGGCTACGGCGGCCGGCGGAAAGCCAGATACAGGTTATCGATACCGATGGTCATGCACGGAGCCTCTTGATCCGCGTGACGGCAGAGTTTCAAAAAGAAGGATTTCTGCTGGGCTTTGTAATCACATTTGACGATATCACGGAGTTGGTTTCCGCACAGCGAAAGGCAGCTTGGGCGGATGTCGCGCGCCGCATTGCGCACGAGATCAAAAACCCTCTTACACCGATTCAATTATCTGCAGAGCGCTTGAAGCGGCGATATCTCAAGGAAATAAAAAGCGACCCACACACTTTTGAGGTGTGCATAGACACTATCCGGCGTCATGTGTCTGACATCGGCGAAATGGTAAATGAGTTCACGTCGTTTGCCCGCATGCCGCAACCGGTGTTTAAGAATGAGGACCTGGTTTCCGTGCTTAAAGAGGCTTTGGTTCTGCAGGAACAAAGCAACACTGGTATAATCTACGAAAAGGATTTTCCTAAAGCACCGGTAGAACTTCACTGTGACCGCAAACAGATAGGACGTGCCTTTACAAACATTCTGCAAAATGGCGCAGAGGCAATTGAAGGCCGGGGGGAGGACGGACCTCAAGGGCGGATTCGCATCCAGGTCTCGCTGCAAGGCGACCAGATTGAGGTGCTGTTTAGCGACAACGGAAAGGGTTTGCCGCCGTTAGAAAAGCACAGACTTACAGAGCCTTACGTTACGACCCGGGAAAAAGGGACCGGCCTAGGACTGGCGATTGTCAAAAAAATAATGGAAGATCATCAAGGTCATTTGGGGCTGGAGGACATCCCGGAAGGGGGGGCAATGGTGCGGCTCGTCTTCACAAAAGAAGATCGCTCAGGTGTCACTTCTCAGGACGAAGGAAACTAA
- the ntrC gene encoding nitrogen regulation protein NR(I), with protein sequence MTGATILLADDDKAIRTVLSQALSRQGYDVRATGSGLALWQWVSGGDGDLVITDVVMPDENGLDLVPRIRKARPDLRVIVMSAQNTLLTAVKATERGAFEYLPKPFDLQTLVETVRRALASPGDDASLAKLGDGDEERLPLIGRSPAMQEIYRVLARLMGTDLTVMIFGESGTGKELVARALHDYGKRKEGPFIALNMAAIPRELIESELFGHEKGAFTGATQRSAGRFEQAKAGTLFLDEIGDMPLDAQTRLLRVLQEGEYTTVGGRQPIKADVRIIAATHRDLRQMVRAGQFREDLYYRLNVVPIRIPPLRERSEDIPELVRHFFNLAHREGLPLKSPDPAGMAYLKNYPWPGNVRELENLTRRLAALYTQEIIDLDIIAQELTEQAEQKDPASMSELREESLSDATERHLRQYFEAHEGSLPASGLYERVLQEVERPLIELSLAATKGNQIRAAQLLGLNRNTLRKKIRDLDIQVVRSLKYPSGGIRTRPASRLTPRRRK encoded by the coding sequence ATGACCGGCGCCACCATCCTTCTCGCCGACGATGATAAGGCGATTCGCACCGTGCTTTCGCAAGCGCTGAGCCGACAGGGCTATGATGTGCGCGCCACTGGCAGCGGACTTGCGCTCTGGCAATGGGTGAGTGGTGGCGACGGAGATTTGGTTATCACCGATGTCGTGATGCCGGATGAGAATGGGTTGGATTTGGTACCCCGAATCCGTAAAGCGCGCCCGGATTTGCGGGTTATCGTAATGAGCGCACAAAACACATTACTGACAGCGGTTAAAGCCACCGAGCGGGGCGCGTTCGAGTATCTGCCCAAACCCTTCGATCTTCAGACACTTGTCGAAACGGTGCGGCGGGCGTTAGCAAGTCCCGGTGATGATGCATCTCTCGCAAAGCTTGGCGACGGCGACGAGGAACGCTTGCCATTGATCGGCCGTTCGCCGGCGATGCAAGAGATCTACCGTGTGTTGGCGCGGCTTATGGGCACCGATCTCACCGTCATGATTTTTGGTGAGTCTGGCACAGGCAAGGAACTGGTCGCCCGGGCGCTGCATGATTATGGAAAACGCAAGGAAGGCCCGTTCATTGCCCTTAACATGGCCGCGATTCCGAGGGAATTGATAGAAAGCGAGCTTTTTGGGCACGAGAAGGGCGCTTTTACGGGCGCGACTCAAAGATCAGCAGGCCGTTTTGAACAAGCAAAAGCGGGGACACTGTTTCTTGATGAGATTGGCGATATGCCACTGGATGCGCAGACGCGTTTGCTGCGGGTCTTGCAGGAAGGCGAATACACCACGGTCGGCGGGCGCCAGCCGATCAAAGCAGATGTTCGTATTATCGCGGCAACACACCGTGATTTACGTCAGATGGTGCGTGCCGGTCAGTTTCGGGAGGACCTCTATTATCGCTTGAATGTCGTGCCAATCCGTATTCCGCCTCTGCGTGAACGAAGTGAGGATATTCCCGAACTGGTAAGACATTTCTTCAATCTGGCCCACAGGGAAGGATTGCCGCTCAAATCACCTGATCCTGCCGGAATGGCTTACCTCAAGAATTATCCCTGGCCGGGCAATGTGCGTGAGCTGGAGAATCTGACGCGCCGATTGGCGGCACTCTATACTCAAGAGATCATAGACCTCGATATTATTGCTCAGGAATTAACCGAGCAGGCCGAGCAAAAAGATCCGGCGAGTATGTCGGAACTCCGCGAGGAATCTCTTTCCGATGCGACGGAACGGCACCTTAGGCAGTACTTCGAGGCGCATGAAGGTTCTTTGCCGGCTTCCGGCCTTTACGAGCGCGTTTTGCAAGAAGTTGAAAGACCGCTGATTGAGCTTTCGCTTGCTGCGACTAAAGGCAATCAGATTCGCGCGGCGCAATTGTTGGGGCTAAACCGCAATACCTTGCGGAAAAAAATACGCGATTTGGACATTCAAGTTGTCCGTAGTTTAAAGTACCCCTCCGGGGGCATTCGAACGCGGCCGGCGAGCCGTTTAACACCACGTCGGCGCAAATAG